One segment of Planctomycetota bacterium DNA contains the following:
- the mtnA gene encoding S-methyl-5-thioribose-1-phosphate isomerase, whose protein sequence is MPVPTIEWLGGVDGCARLIDQTLLPTEFRQIECRTLEAMWEAIKVLRVRGAPAIGVAAAFGAILGIQNSTAGTYADFEADLRRATDYLATSRPTAVNLFWALERMKRVAAENRALPIPQLKRRLLDEALAIAEEDKAICRAIGRHGAALIRDGAGVLTHCNAGGLATADYGTALAVMFAAHEQGKRFRVFADETRPLLQGARLTAWELMQAGIDVTLICDNMAAVVMRQGKVNLVIVGADRIAANGDTANKIGTYGVAILAKEHGVPFYVAAPVSTFDLSLPSGDGIPIEERRPEEVTHGLGRQTAPDGVDVYNPAFDVTPARLIAGIITERGVIAPVTEASVRATVG, encoded by the coding sequence ATGCCTGTTCCCACCATCGAATGGCTCGGCGGCGTGGATGGCTGCGCCCGCCTGATTGACCAGACGCTGCTGCCCACCGAGTTCCGCCAGATCGAGTGCCGCACCCTCGAGGCCATGTGGGAGGCGATCAAGGTGCTGCGCGTGCGGGGCGCTCCCGCCATCGGCGTGGCCGCCGCCTTCGGCGCGATCCTGGGCATTCAGAACTCCACGGCCGGCACCTACGCCGACTTCGAGGCCGACCTGCGCCGGGCGACCGACTATCTGGCCACCTCGCGCCCCACGGCCGTCAACTTGTTCTGGGCGCTCGAGCGAATGAAGCGCGTGGCCGCCGAGAACCGCGCCCTGCCCATCCCCCAGCTCAAGCGTCGCCTGCTCGATGAGGCCCTCGCCATTGCCGAGGAAGACAAGGCGATCTGCCGCGCCATCGGCCGCCACGGCGCGGCCCTGATCCGCGACGGAGCCGGCGTCCTCACCCACTGCAACGCCGGCGGCCTGGCCACGGCCGACTACGGCACGGCTCTCGCCGTGATGTTCGCCGCACACGAGCAGGGCAAGCGCTTCCGCGTGTTCGCCGACGAGACGCGCCCCCTGCTCCAGGGCGCGCGCCTCACCGCCTGGGAGCTGATGCAGGCGGGGATAGACGTGACGCTCATCTGCGACAACATGGCCGCCGTGGTGATGCGGCAGGGGAAAGTGAACCTGGTCATCGTGGGCGCGGACCGCATCGCGGCCAACGGCGACACGGCAAACAAGATCGGCACTTACGGCGTGGCCATTCTGGCGAAGGAGCACGGCGTGCCGTTCTACGTCGCCGCGCCGGTCTCCACCTTCGACCTCTCGCTGCCCAGCGGCGACGGCATCCCCATCGAAGAGCGGCGGCCCGAGGAGGTCACCCACGGCCTTGGGCGGCAGACCGCGCCCGACGGCGTGGACGTCTACAACCCCGCCTTCGACGTCACCCCCGCGCGCCTCATCGCGGGCATCATCACCGAGCGCGGCGTCATCGCGCCCGTCACGGAGGCCAGTGTCCGAGCCACGGTCGGCTGA
- a CDS encoding UbiA family prenyltransferase, translating to MPASASPPLWRRICRESLWGRRGLGKTGPLWLPLAVVVSTLPDAALPHAWAACLLILASVACWSLSGTLANDLADRAEDLAAGKERWILTLPPAVGIGVVTGLMSLGMLPIVLSGAGVGVLGGYLGAVALGVAYSAPPLRLKERGLLGPLSCAASVAIACAALPWAWLGGPAAVLGLTAPAVFLDKWVHLHFHQIVDYDADLRQGSATFAVRVGLERARRTLAWAAAAASLAMLLTLVWLVMERLPPWGAIAAGAVLAASGAYATFARRRAGRATALIGELPCHYLALTYTLFKAVPPVLFAGLALREPTLWALAATASLALAADSWSAARYRYQ from the coding sequence ATGCCCGCGAGTGCTTCGCCGCCCCTGTGGCGGCGCATTTGCCGCGAGAGCCTGTGGGGCCGCCGGGGCCTCGGGAAGACGGGGCCGCTGTGGCTCCCCCTGGCGGTTGTGGTTTCCACACTGCCCGACGCGGCGCTCCCCCACGCCTGGGCGGCCTGCCTGCTCATTCTCGCATCGGTGGCCTGCTGGAGCCTGTCGGGCACCCTGGCCAATGACCTGGCCGACCGGGCCGAGGACCTGGCGGCGGGCAAGGAACGATGGATCCTCACCCTCCCGCCTGCCGTGGGCATCGGCGTGGTCACCGGGCTGATGAGTCTGGGCATGTTGCCGATCGTGCTCTCCGGCGCGGGGGTGGGCGTCCTCGGGGGCTACCTGGGCGCGGTGGCGCTGGGCGTGGCCTACTCGGCACCGCCCTTGCGGCTCAAGGAGCGAGGACTCCTCGGCCCGCTCTCGTGCGCGGCGTCGGTGGCCATCGCCTGCGCCGCGCTGCCCTGGGCCTGGCTGGGCGGGCCGGCGGCAGTTCTGGGGCTCACGGCGCCCGCCGTCTTCCTCGACAAGTGGGTCCACCTGCACTTCCACCAGATAGTGGACTACGACGCCGACCTTCGGCAGGGAAGCGCCACTTTCGCTGTGCGCGTGGGGCTGGAACGGGCGCGGCGAACGCTCGCGTGGGCGGCCGCCGCGGCCTCGCTGGCGATGCTGCTGACGCTCGTGTGGCTGGTTATGGAACGCCTGCCCCCGTGGGGCGCCATTGCGGCGGGCGCCGTGTTGGCGGCCTCGGGCGCCTATGCCACCTTTGCCCGCCGCCGCGCGGGCCGGGCCACCGCGCTCATCGGGGAACTGCCCTGCCACTACCTGGCCCTCACCTACACGCTCTTCAAGGCGGTGCCGCCCGTGCTGTTCGCGGGCCTCGCCCTGCGCGAGCCGACCCTGTGGGCACTGGCGGCGACGGCCAGCCTGGCCCTTGCGGCGGACTCGTGGAGTGCCGCCCGCTACCGGTACCAGTGA
- a CDS encoding radical SAM protein, with protein MLDIKLKLKPGHRDPGDWMAPSPLRALFWNVTYRCNFHCPVCFSNAGAAEANEMTTAQAREFIRRVHALGVKSLILSGGEPFVRPDLLDLLRHMADLGITARIASNGSLLTDDLLRRLREETMTVSFMINLDSLDPATYGAIHGTPPEAVSSAVTALRRVRAHGFHTTLAVRLLPATLRGIPDILDLAAAEDWRTLGLMLPLPVGRTAGTFAPETDVIAMLEPVFEHFLSLPDHWLVETRVPWAEHHPLVQRFSGRIEFSHLGCRACRASMAVQPSGRVSPCLCLDTPATTLGNVLRDDLGAIFHDAPIAQMMRRPWEHGVCADCKHVTRCGAGCRAMALALTGRLHAPDPSCPLVRAAAAVRA; from the coding sequence ATGCTCGACATCAAGCTGAAGCTCAAGCCTGGCCATCGAGACCCCGGCGACTGGATGGCGCCCTCGCCGCTGCGCGCGCTGTTCTGGAACGTGACCTATCGGTGCAACTTCCACTGCCCCGTGTGCTTCTCGAACGCCGGGGCGGCCGAAGCCAACGAGATGACGACGGCCCAGGCGCGCGAGTTCATCCGCCGTGTCCACGCCCTGGGGGTCAAGAGCCTTATCCTCTCGGGCGGCGAGCCGTTCGTGCGTCCCGATCTGCTCGACCTGCTGCGCCACATGGCCGACCTGGGCATCACGGCGCGCATCGCCTCGAACGGCAGCCTGCTGACCGATGACCTGCTGCGCCGCCTGCGCGAGGAGACCATGACGGTCTCCTTCATGATCAACCTCGATTCGCTCGACCCCGCCACGTATGGCGCGATTCACGGCACGCCGCCCGAGGCCGTCTCGTCGGCGGTGACGGCGCTGCGCCGGGTGCGCGCGCACGGCTTCCACACCACCCTCGCCGTGCGCCTCCTGCCGGCCACGCTGCGCGGCATCCCCGATATCCTCGACCTCGCCGCGGCCGAGGACTGGCGCACGCTCGGCCTCATGCTGCCGCTGCCCGTGGGGCGAACGGCAGGCACGTTTGCCCCCGAGACCGATGTCATCGCGATGCTCGAGCCCGTCTTCGAGCACTTCCTGTCGCTGCCCGACCACTGGCTGGTGGAGACGCGTGTGCCCTGGGCCGAGCATCATCCCCTCGTGCAACGGTTCAGCGGCCGCATCGAGTTCTCGCACCTCGGCTGCCGGGCGTGCCGGGCCTCGATGGCCGTACAGCCCTCAGGCCGCGTGAGCCCCTGCCTGTGCCTGGACACGCCCGCGACCACGCTGGGGAATGTGCTGCGGGACGACCTCGGCGCGATCTTCCACGACGCGCCGATCGCCCAGATGATGCGTCGGCCCTGGGAGCACGGGGTGTGCGCGGACTGCAAGCACGTGACCCGCTGCGGCGCGGGATGCCGCGCGATGGCCCTGGCGCTCACGGGGCGGTTGCATGCTCCAGACCCGTCCTGCCCCCTGGTTCGCGCCGCGGCCGCGGTGAGGGCCTGA